The Budorcas taxicolor isolate Tak-1 chromosome 2, Takin1.1, whole genome shotgun sequence genome window below encodes:
- the LOC128043855 gene encoding olfactory receptor 5AS1-like yields the protein MLENNCTMPTEFLLVGFTDYLPLRVTLFLVFLIVYTLTVVGNVGLIILVNISSSLQTPMYYFLSNLSFLDISYSTAITPKMLVNFLASKKSISLPGCVLQMFFFGCFADAECLILAAMAYDRYAAICNPLLYSALVSRRVCVCCIVLAYFSGGVTSMVHVCLTFRLPFCGTNIINHFFCDIPPLLALSCTDTYINELLLFALCGFIQTSTFVVIFISYFRILLTVLSIKSSGGRSKTFSTCASHLLAITLFYGTLLFMYLRPTTSYSPETDKVVAVFYTVVFPMFNPIIYSFRNKDVKYVLRKLLDRTGTLK from the coding sequence ATGTTGGAGAATAATTGTACCATGCCGACTGAGTTCCTACTTGTTGGATTCACAGATTATCTACCTCTCAGAGTTACACTATTCTTGGTATTTCTCATAGTCTATACACTAACTGTGGTGGGAAATGTAGGTTTAATAATCCTAGTTAATATCAGTTCAAGCCTTCAAACCCCCATGTATTATTTTCTCAGCAACTTGTCTTTTTTAGACATTAGCTACTCAACAGCAATCACTCCTAAAATGCTGGTAAATTTCTTAGCATCCAAGAAAAGCATTTCCCTCCCTGGCTGTGTGCTACAGATGTTTTTCTTTGGTTGTTTTGCTGATGCTGAATGCCTTATCCTGGCAGcaatggcctatgaccgctatgcAGCCATCTGCAATCCACTGCTCTATTCTGCTCTTGTGTCTCGGAGagtctgtgtctgctgcattgtatTGGCATACTTCAGTGGGGGTGTGACTTCAATGGTCCATGTCTGCCTCACATTCAGGCTGCCATTTTGTGGTACCAATATCATCAACCATTTTTTCTGTGATATCCCGCCTCTCCTGGCTTTATCCTGTACAGACACCTATATCAACGAACTTCTGCTCTTTGCCTTGTGtggcttcatccagaccagcactTTTGTGGTCATCTTTATCTCGTACTTCCGTATACTCCTCACTGTATTGAGCATCAAGTCCTCAGGTGGAAGAAGCAAAACGTTCTCTACCTGTGCCTCCCATCTCTTGGCAATCACCTTATTCTATGGAACACTCTTGTTTATGTACTTGCGTCCCACTACCAGCTACTCCCCAGAAACTGACAAAGTAGTTGCAGTGTTTTATACGGTTGTCTTTCCCATGTTTAATCCAATAATCTACAGCTTCAGAaacaaagatgtaaaatatgTCCTCAGAAAGCTATTGGACAGAACTGGGACTCTCAAATGA